Genomic window (Vigna radiata var. radiata cultivar VC1973A chromosome 1, Vradiata_ver6, whole genome shotgun sequence):
ttttatttttatttctatctacataaaaataagaaaattttcaaattcttattcaattaaacaagagaaatttaaattgaaaataagaaCCTATTAGCTAATCCTGGCTCATTGGATCATTGAACATGTTTGTAATCACCATCACAAAGAAAAGGCCCTGCAAAAAACATGCTTGGAGCtgaaatattaaatgttaaaaggTGTCACCATGCCACTTCTTGCGCCAGTGGAATTTTACAGGCAATGGGTTGTGCAAGCAGtgtaattatattaacataaagATTACCATAGCGCAAGCATTAAGGTACAGGTCAATCTAGGTAGTTGCTACCATCTCTGACTAGCTGTGATATTTGTCACCATACATACACTGATGAAACATGCCACTACAATGATAAGCTTCCGAATTGCTTGTTCCATTGATCATACGTGCCAAGTTCATTTGGGGAAACAGAAGGCCTCACCTCTCTGAGGGAGCTCTCGAAGTCCTACACAATGTGAGTTAAGTGTAAATCGTTTTAAAATTAAGCTGAGAATTTTACAGGTTTAGGCACATGGTGCATTCTGCATACCTGAAGAGTAACTCCTCGCATATCCTCCTTTTTCAACTTTGTAATTTCTATGCCTTGTCTTAAAGCCTCTCTTAGGGGTCCCATAGAAGCATCCTTCACTAAGTTTTTCATGTCTGATCCTGAATAACCTAGAAAAGTTACCGAGTGAAAGCAAAGGAAATCAATCAGTCGAAACCAAAGGATTTTGAtctcttattaaaataattaaaccaacAGTCAAACTGGTGTATATAGAAGATATTGCAAATAACTCGTGTAAACTCACACCTTCCGTTAAGATGCATATGATATCCATTTCCTCGTTTGAAAGATTGAATAGTCCATCTTTCTGTAGAAGGTTACGTACAATCCAAGCTCTTGCTTCTTTACGTCCAATACCAAAATGTTAGTCACCTGGGTGATGGAAGagtttaatctaaaaatatgCAGAATCATGATTAGCACCTGAGGATGGTAGGGGAATATAAAGCCTTTTAGTAAGTCTCCTTCGTGCTGCTTCATCAAGCTCCTGGGGACGATTAGTTGCCCCTGTAAGAATTTTACCCAAAGTCCATAAGAAATAGTATGGCAGTTTATGTGAGAAAAACTTACTGCCATCAAATTGAAACGCTAGGAAAGAGAACCTTGTTACCCAAAAACCCAAGTTACCTACATCACAATTACCACAATTCCAAACACATAAAGAGagaaatattaaagtaaattaatctaaaatccCAAAAAATTTGCTGAAATCACACTTACACCTCGTTTTTTCTCAATACAATTACATCTTTTAAAAAgggttatatataatataaaaaagggaCTAATATGTAATTTGCTTAAAAGAGACgtgaaatattttatgttttctttctcaactataaataaatgtataacaTTTCTAAAAGCAATATACACAAATGCTAGTGTAATCTGACtaaatattcttataattaGGTAACATACATGACAActttatattgatttataaGGTTTTACTGAAATAAACTTAATCCTcatatttcaagaaaaaaaaaattaagtttgacattttccttccttttcaacaaatacaaagaaacTAGAAAGGGCTTGAGAAAGCATGAGAAATTACATCATAGGCTTATGTTTTCTGATTCATTGTCGCTGATAGCGGATATATAGTGTGTTAATGCTCAAATGCATCAAATGTATTAAGTCTACTAAAACACTTCAAATGCCAAAgatgaaatcataaatattGTGGAAATAAGGCCATATCACGAAAGAAACAGGTTGAGCTAAAATTTGATCGTATTTCAAAGCcaaataaaaaaggaatttGAACCCAGTGAGTCAGCAATAACCTATAAGCAGAATTTGCTCGCTACCACTGTCAAAGCCTTCCATTTCGATGAGAAACTGTGTCTTTAGCCGTCTACTGGATTCATGCTCACCGTCTGATTTACGCTGTAACAAGTTATTTGCATTAAATGATGAAGAGAGAAATTTTTCATGGCGTAGTTATAGTAAATTGGTAAAATTGCATGTTAGTACTTCCTCATAGACGATACTGCTATGGCTCATAATGTCAGAGAAACTATTACGGCAATAAATCCACGTTGCTTTTATTGACTACAATATAACATAGCATACCTGAGACAGGAGAGAATCTAtttcatcaacaaaaattaCAGCAGGCTGACGGCAACTGGCAACTCCAAAAAGGGCTCTCACTAGCTTTTCACCTTCACCAATCTAAAGTAATCATAAGGAGGAACCATTTAAGGGTATTAAGAAACATTTCAAcagtttttgaaattattgttacATGACCTAACTAAAAGCACAGATGTCTATGTTTTGCATGAGTCAACATGTGTCAAACCAACCCAAGAAAACTGACTTGACCCTATCCATATTGTATGGATGAAGTAGGGTCAGAGAATGAGTAACTCAATCAAGTCGACCTGAGAACAGATCCTACTTTATCAGTTACAATATTAAAAcgattttataactttattatgGTATATTAGAGCCGAAACAGAGAAACTAAGTAGTCGATTCTTTTTACTCATCACACATGGTGCATGGATTGTgcacattttatttctttctttttctcaatttttcgCATAGCTTTCCCCTATCTTCTAGTTTTTTCACTTCCTTTTTGCATGGTGAAGTTGTATTTTtctaaagttcactttttaaaatGACATCAAAGTCTGTTTATCAAAagtgtgatgatatattgtcaCATGCTATTAAAGTGTGTTGAATATATCGGCACATGCTATTAAGTCGCTATGGAACCTGATAGGATATGGAAGGTTTATGgtagaaggaaaaataaaggGAAGCGGTGGAAAAGGTTATATgagaatataagaataaaggAAGGGAGGGAAAAATAAGTGGAGGCAGTGCTGTTAGTTGAGAGTTGGTCCATATAATTAGACGAATCGGTTCCTTGGAGAGGAGGATGATAATTTTATAGATTGAGCTTTAGCTCTTTGTGAAGAGAAACCCCTTGGAGGAGAAAGTGCTGTCtattttgtattcttttcagtcttttctataaaaaaaaaatattactccTCTGTCTCTTTTCCATTCTGGTTCCTAACAAATTGGTCCAACTGCCAGCTCAAGAAGGAGCGAAAGCATGGAAGGAAGCGACAATACTTTGGAGAAAGGGACCAATGAACTGGATAAGAGGATGGAAGCATCAAGAGGACTTACGCAAGAGATGAGAAAAGGTTTCTAAGAAATTGAAGGAAATGTTACGAGAATACCAGAATCAAGAAAAGGACTCAAAAGGAAGGGAGAAATCTATTGACAGGGCAAGAAAGGGAGGGAGAGAGGAATTTCTTGATGACAacatgaaaggaaagaaagaggtAAAGAAAGGGTATGGTTGTTGGGAAAAATAGTCTGCAAGACATCAAGAAAGCAAAGAAACCATCAGAAGGAGGAgataatttaatcaattaggaaaagaaaagagaaaagcatATCAGTGGAGACTCAGACTGTGAGGGGAATGTTATCAACATTATTTCAGGGTGTAGAGAGTCACAAGCTGTTGTTTTAAGTGTTgattgttttgtaggatttgGAAGGCAAGACAGGAGAGAAGAGAATATATGTAAAGAGAAAGGCAAAGACAAAAATTGTGATGGAGACATTGTTGTATTTGTTGCTGAGAAAGTTACAAAAGTTGTTGCTGTAAGGGTGGATAATGTGACAAATGTTGGTGGGGAAAATGCATCAGGAGAAGACTATGAAGGGAATGTTGTGACTCTTGCTTCTCCGAGTGAAGTTTAAAAAGCTATTGTTTTTAGGAGAGATAGTGTGGTAGGTTGTGGTGCGTATGTCAAAACAGTGAAGGAGGGTGAagacaaaggaaagaaaacagaATGTGGTGGGAACATTGTGACTATTACTTTTGGGAATAGAGGAGAAGATGCAGCTGTTTTGAGTGGGGGAAAATTCATCCAAGAATTCAAGATATTGGTGTCATAAGCAAATAAAACACTAGAAGACCAATGACAGGGATATTTCTTTGCAGGGCTGCAATCTAATGTTCAAAATTGGTTGCCACAACAGGATCCACAGGGCTTGATTAGAGATATGCAAATTGCTATAGAGGTGGGAGAAGGGTCAGCAATGAAGAATCACACCCTCTATAgtgaagaaaaaaccaaaacagAAGTGAGAATTGtaacagaaaaatatattatgatgcAGGAGGAAGGGGATGCATGCAACAataaagagagttgaaggtggaaATGCAGCCAGGCCAATAAGAATTCATGGTTGAACTTAGATGTGATAATGATTGGAACATCTAGGACATTGGAATTTTGGTATTAGCAGGCACTAGCCAATGGCTTCCCTTTTGATGATGAGACACTATCACAATGCCATGGGATCAAACTTCACtattccaaccttgaggacaaggttgttttgcagCAGCATGTAATGATAGGATATGGAAGGTTTATGgtagaaggaaaaataaaaggaagcaGTGGAAAAGGTTATCTgagaatataagaataaagtaAGCAGTGAATAAAGGAAGGGATGGAAAAATAAGTGGAGGCAGTGCTGTCAGTTGGGAGTTGGTCTATATAATTAGACCAATCAGTTCCTTGGAGGGTAGGATGgtaattttgtagattgagctttagctctttgtgaaggggaaacccttggaggagagagtgctctcctattttgtgttcttttcagtcttttcaagaaaaaaatagggttaaatatgtttttcgtcccttaagtatcacacgattttgggtttagtccctaCTCAAAACTTTGATTGCTTTTAATCCTTATAGTGTTGAAACTCTTACTCGTAGTCCTTCAAATTGGACGACGTTAACTTTTGTTTGATGTGACAAACGGCGAGTCCATGTGTGATGCCAACTGTGTGTGCCACGTATCTTTTCTTCTCTGAAAGTCCTCCCAACATAGTGTGACCTAATCAAACCTGCTGAAAAGGAACCCCAGCTTTTGCAGCACCAAGTGCAACTACAATTCTAGAATCAAGAACAACAATCAAAATATCCCACAACCCTAGAATCAGGAACAAATATCACAATATCACGGGACTCTCAGTGGCTAAAATATCCCCAAATCTTCTGCGAGACTCAATCAAATCAAGCACATAGGTTTCGGACGCAAAGACGACAGTGTCGTTGCTTCTCCTTCCCATGACGAGGGAACGAAAGCCGAAGGGGTCACGAACAGCCACTAGTTTGTCCTCGATAACAAAGACGAAGGAGTAGGCGCCCTTCAGCTTCTCGCAGGTGTCGACGATGCAGAGGATGAAGGGGCAGTGCTTGGAGGTGGCGATGAGGTGGAGGACGACCTCGGTGTCAGAGGTGGTGTTGAAGATGGAGCCAAAGTCCTCGAGGTCGGACCGAAGAGTGCGGTAGTCTAATCcttttccttattttcttcGCGGAATCCTAGAATGTCATCGCCAAGGTTCACTAGAGGAGGTGAAGCGTCGGAGTATTTCGTCGAAGCGGGTGGATTCATCGGCAGATCCATTCCGGCGGCCGCCATGAACAACTCGAACAACGTCGCGACTGCCACCACAAACCTCCACCCTCTCTACTGAACCCAAAAATAGAACCTCCCCGCAATGTTTCTAGATCCTGCCTCACATATTGCTCAATGCCAAACACTAACCCTTATGGATAAAGTTAGCAGTAACTGCTGcctttgaataaaagaaaacaacatgttattataatatgaactaaaaaaCTCGTTTTATGGAAAAATCAATCTCGACTCTCTCTGTGCTAGTCAATGACAAATTGAGAAAAAGTTTGGAGCTTGGAGTTAACTCCAAGAGGAAGGAAGGACTCAGGGCCATGTGTTGACGTTTGAGAGAGATGCAGATTCTTTTGTGGAAAAGTTTGGAGCTTGGAGAAGCAGCAGCAAATGGGTGGTTGATGTTACCAAGCTATTGGAACTTTGATTTGGGCATGCCACAAAATCAGGTTCAACTTTTTGGCCCTCTTCCGGTTCCCGTTCAGGTGGCTGAGTTGGAGAAGAAGATCATGGATCACCGACTTCTGGAATTGGAGAAACAACTTCCGAAAGATAACGATGAAGGAGAAACCGATGTTGTGTCCATGATAACCACTAGCGagtcatataaaaaaaaaaaaaaaaacgtggtAGAGAGTGAAGGGGAAGCTGGCATAAGATGTGGCCTCGCTGCTTGTCACATCAAACAAAAGTTAACGCCatccaattttaaggactaataaTCAAAACTATGAGGACTAAAAGCAATCAAAGTTTCAAGTAGgaactaaacccaaaatcgtgtgatacttaaggaacgaaaaacatatttaacccaaaaaaatatTACTCTTATATCACTTTTCTGGGTTCCTAACAGAACCACCCATAAATATCTTTTCTCAAGCTCAAGATATTCAATCCTTAACATGAGGGAGTGTGTTGCAAATTGTTagaataaatagttttaaatagaatttattGTAAACCTGTTGTGTGTTTTGGGTTGTACCTAGTTCCTAAATATATCATTTCAAATTCTCTTCTCCTCCCTCTTATACCGTTTCTGTAATGCATtccaaattattataaatatgatatcCAAAGATAGGGAAATTCACTCTCTCAAATTGATCATAATTCCTTTGTATTTTTCTCTCAAGTCATCTCACATCTACTagatatttgattaaattatagtatatcTATTCTGTCAACTACTACTGAGTCATTATTAGACCACCTTTATTCTCACCCTAAAGATATTTGATCCTaacatgaaataatatattgGAGATCTCACATTAACtacatataaatcaaattatagtataaaGGTGAATGCAAACTTTATCTTAAAAATCAGTTTTGTGAAGCTGAATTAAATTTAAGGtacattatctaaaataatatcaaaatctgTTCTAACAATATTTGTTATCAATATTATGTCATATGTTGTCCTATTGCTATCGAACCAACCAAAAATACCTAGTTCCGGATTTAATATCTCCATTAATCAATTCAGGTTCTAACATAACAAAACACACCCGCCAAACCTGACTTGACCTGAGCCCCTTCACAGAATTCAACTTCAGTTATTGATACGCTAAATAGCACACGAATATATCAGCAAACCGTCAAAATAGGACAGCTGAATCATAAGCACGACAAACTTACCCACTTGCTAGTCAACGAACTTGCAGATATGTAAAAGAAGGTTGCCTTCGCCTCCCCTGCTATGGCTTTTCCTATCATTGTTTTACCGGTTCCCTAGcattcaaaacaaaagagaTATTAAAGACCAGTCTTGGCAATTTATACCATCACAGGAGATATTTGTACTTACTGGTGGACCAAACAAAAGAAGACCCCTCCCAGGTGCACGACAGCCCATGAATATGTCAGGACGTTGCAAAGGATATATTACCATCTCATCAATACATTTCTTGGCATGCTCCAATCCAGCTACATTATTATTAAACGACATATACTTAATTTCATAATTGTGCAAAATGCCATTTTGGTGAGCTGAGTATAAAGACAACAAGGTTTTGATATTTACCAATATCATCCCACCGGACATTGGGATCTTTATCCATGATCTCGTTACTAACATGTTCAATGAGGCGAGGTTCCAAATTCCTCAATTTCTCTGGAAGCTCACCGTCAGGACCACACAGGATTTCCAAACTACAAGCATACGAAGTATATAAGGAAGTTGCATATATTATCCAACCGATCATTAAACATGATTGAGACCAACTATTTCCTGGGAACTAGTCTCATGTacctataattaaaaataaagacaagAAAAAGTCACTATGTTAATATTTGTGCAGGGATGAAGGAAATCGTCACAAATTGAAATTCCTTCATAAAAGACCTAGAGACTAGATTCAATAGTTATATAGATGAGCAGATAGTGAAATTGATATTCTTTATGAGAATATGTCCggaaaaagtttgaaataatATTGTCATTTGAACATTGGAATGTCCTACGCAAAGAGAATGAATGGGTTAGGGAAGATAATAGCAAGATGAATTTGAGGAGTAATATGATGGTTGTACTTCTAACCATTTCCTTGTAGAGTCGTCTAAAGAATCATCACATTTTCCAGCATTTCGTGCACTCATATTTCCAGCATTATTCCCATTGGATTTTATAGGGGGAACAAAATTACTACGGAAACCACGTCGTGAAACACTATATGATCTCCCACCATGTAACCTGTTGGCAGGATTGTTATCACACTGCAGTGAGACAGAGTTACAGGGTGAACCGCCTGCTCCTCGCTtatgcttttcttcaatttcctgAACCAATAATTTAAGGGCTTCAACATTGTTATGTGCAAAGAAATTGGCGCAAGGAATAGAAGTCATATGATAACGGGTATTTCATTTTTACTAGAAATCTTGTTTGAA
Coding sequences:
- the LOC106771809 gene encoding ATPase family AAA domain-containing protein FIGL1; its protein translation is MHIHTHSFQKVVCYCSAKEKEVMEDAKEKNWRMEAEENLQRLQSLLLGTEHALASKDFASAYVLALRLLGFLDVKSHSDAVDEAFLQPTRRDALSKLHTARRSLIPQSDRQAFEQAKKSPGYIFGTTGDIDIEKIRNSKYFRALVNQSKENDAYKLVDHPGKQGKTGSKASKQMVQTKLSSMYGKSSLWTSNCSQSSLNMKNYSSEDCRILGRPQSQASHTKGPGVSSIFQVEGEERAFGNTFSTKRVHVETNNLRVGYLKSPSNKDEVHPDVCGKGFITARAKLEIEEKHKRGAGGSPCNSVSLQCDNNPANRLHGGRSYSVSRRGFRSNFVPPIKSNGNNAGNMSARNAGKCDDSLDDSTRKCLEILCGPDGELPEKLRNLEPRLIEHVSNEIMDKDPNVRWDDIAGLEHAKKCIDEMVIYPLQRPDIFMGCRAPGRGLLLFGPPGTGKTMIGKAIAGEAKATFFYISASSLTSKWIGEGEKLVRALFGVASCRQPAVIFVDEIDSLLSQRKSDGEHESSRRLKTQFLIEMEGFDSGSEQILLIGATNRPQELDEAARRRLTKRLYIPLPSSEARAWIVRNLLQKDGLFNLSNEEMDIICILTEGYSGSDMKNLVKDASMGPLREALRQGIEITKLKKEDMRGVTLQDFESSLREVRPSVSPNELGTYDQWNKQFGSLSL